CGCCGACCCCCGTGGCCGCGACGGCGATCCCCGGCCCCATCAGGGCGATCATCTGGAGGAAGTTCAGTTTCAAGTTGGTTTCCGTATCGGAATCAGGCGTGAAGTTTGGTTTCCGCGCCGGTTCAGGCGGGCAGGCGCACCGGAATCAGCTCGGAAGGCGTTCCGGGTATCAGATCTCGTCCCGCAACATTTCGTCCAGGTACCGCTTGCCGGACAGGATCGCGTTGAAGGGATCGGCGCCCGTGGCCAGCTCGATGCTGATGTACCCGTCGAATCCGCCGTCCCGCATGATCCGAAGCGCCCGCCGATAGTCGATCATGCCCTCGCCCAGGGGCGCGTTGATGTGCTGGGCGCGGTCTTCTTCCTGGAAGTAGATCCGCTGGATGTTCTTGACGTGCCAGAAGTTGGTGTGGGGCGCGAGCATGCGGCACACGTCGTCCCAGCCGCCCTCGGGCGTCGCGTAGGCGAAGTAGAAGTTGCCGAGGTCCGGATTCGCCTTGATCAGGGGGTGATCGACGAGATCGATGAGCCGCAGCATGCCCTCCGGAGTGTCCACGATGCTGTTCTGGTGGAGTTCCAGCGTCAGTTCGGTGCCCTTCGACTCGGCCTCCCGGGCCAGTTTCTTCAGCACGCCAGCGGCTTCCTCGTAGTCTTCGTCCCGCGCCCGCAAGCTGCTGCCCACCGGGTCGGACTGTCCCCGGAGATCCTGCTCTCGCACGCCCACTTCCCAGGGTTGCGGCGAGATGGACATGTTTACGAGTGGTGCGCCCGCGAGTTGGGCTGCTTTCACCGCCCGGGACAGCAACCCCCGGTTCGCCGTCCGGACCTCCTCGGGCGCCGGCCAGGTGATGATCTTACGCAGTACGGTCAGTCCGCCGATTTCGAGTCCGTGGCCGCGCGCCTCCTCGCCCAGGTCGACCAGCGCTTCGTCCGGCGCGTCGTAGAAATTGAACCAGGTCTCGCCCAGGTCGATCCCATCGAATCCGTGGCGGGCGAGCCAGTCCCACACGGGTTTACGTTCCTCGGCCAGGGGATAGCCTCTTTCCGCGGCTTCGGGTGAACGATAACCACTCAGCGTGAGGGTACAGAAGACGATTTTCATGGAGTGTCTTCCCCCAGGTACGCGTTGACGATGTCTCGGCAAAGGGCATGATCATGCCGCGCACCGTATCCGTCGGTGATGGGTGGTTTCCCGTTCACGACGCAATCGTGAAAATGGATCAACTCCAGCTTGAAGGAATTTTGCTTGTTGACGACGATTTCCTTCTTCCAGGGCTGTTCGCCGTCCATGCCCTGCACGGTGACCGGCGACGGCAGTCCCCGGTCGAACCCCGTGGGAAACCGAATGCCTACCCGCCATCCCGCGCCGAAGACTTCCAGGGTCTCCCGGAAATCGTGCAGTTCGGGCAGGCTGGTCCAGGTCGCCGAGCACCGGGCGTCGTTTTCATAGGCCAAGACGGTCGTCACGCTCGATCCTCCGCGCCACACTTCGGCGCTAACCACGCGTTCCGGCGGACCGAACATCCCCCGCAGGCTGCTGATGTCGTGGATCATGCTGCCGGAGAGCGAGAAGAATATCCTTCGCACGGCCTCCGGGGCGTCGCCGATGGCATCCCGGATGGCCTGTTCGCGCTGGGCGGCCGAGCGTTCGATCACCTCGCCCGGGATATCGTCGAAAGCGTAAAGCGTGAACTCCCGGAGGTGCCGGTCGTTGCCGCAATGGAGGTGGTTGGCCTGGATAAAGCGGATATCGGGCATGGCAAGCACTTCGTTCCGCGCGAATTGGTATCCCGGATCGTGTTGTTTCATGTATCCCACCATCAGCGTCTTGCCCGAAGCCTCGGCGGCCCCGATGATCTGGTCCGCTTCTCCGACCGAGAAGCACATGGGCTTCTCGATGAAGACGTGCTTGCCCGAATTCAACGAGGCGACGGCCGTTTCTGTCTTGGGGTCGGCGAAACACAGCAGAACGGCGTCCAGATCGAGGTCCAAGAGGTCCTGGTAGCGGGTGACGCGGGCTTGGGGCGGTACGTGGTACATCTCGCCGATGAAGTCGACCAGTTTTGCGGATGCGTCGCATAGACCGGCCAGTTCGTAGCGGTCACGGAGCTCGGCGATATGGGGCAGGTGTTGGATCTGGGCGATCGCACCGCAGCCGATCACGCCGATCCTGATGCGGTCCATGAGAATGCCTTTCCGGCAATCGATGATCTTGAATCGATGCCCTGGAATCGATGCCACTGATGGGGAAGTCGATAAAGAGAATACGCCCGGAGGGATTCGAACCCCCGACCTACTGATCCGAAGTCAGTTGCTCTATCCAGCTGAGCTACGGACGCACGGGGAACCCACTGAGGCCAGCATCCGATATACGCATTGAACGGATTGATGTCAACGAAATCAGGCGGCCTCAAGCCCGATGCTACGTTATGTTCGACCTCGCGCGAAGGGTTTCGTCAATCATATCGGAAAACACGCGTTCGAACCTTTCACGGGTTTCCGAAGACGCCAGGCAAACTAACGGGATAGTTGGACGACCCCCGAGACGGCGGTTAAGATCCACGCCCGGGATCTCGTTGATCTCGTTCCAGATCTGTTCGCGGGCCTCCGATTGATGAAAGGGGCGTTTCATATACTGGAACTGTACGTGCAATCTGCCGCGGGTCGTAAGACTGAATGTCCATTGCACGTCATCCGGATAGTTCAGGTCGAGCTGGAACCACATTTCCGCGGGTCTCCGTACCACGTCTAGATGGACTGTCTGGTAACGGTGGAATCAATGGCCAACAACCGCTTACTGCTACGAGAAGAACAATCCCAAAGATGGTCGAACGGTCCATATTTAATCACTCCATAATTACAACTTAACGACTGTTGCAGGTGGTCATCCCGATACTGGACACGTGCGGGCGTTGGGAATAGGCGCTTCTCTTCAACGATCTCTTGAACTTTGAGTAATTGACCCGTTCGTATGTTTCGCCCTTGTAGTGCCACAATTCAGCTTCGCTGGCCGCTTCTCACATGGCTTTTATAGGTTCTTTCAAAGATATAAACCGGCAAGGTGTGCAACCTCATCCACAGACCGAGTACCTTCAAGGGAATTCTGTGTTCTACCAAGCTGAGCAGTTTGTCACGCAATGTTCAGTTGCGCTCGATGGCATGTATCGCTTCCGAACCAGAAGATAGGTCGCCTTTAGTGCGAATCCAAGTCACTATTGCGCTGCGACATAACCTCCGAATCCATACACTGAATCTTTTTTGACAAAGAGGCTTGACAATCATCTTAATGTGTACTATATATAACACATGACACATTTTGGTAAATACATCCGTTCCCGCCGCGAAGACCTGCGGAAGCAAGACAGGCGGTTCTCCCTGCGCCAGGTGGCGCAGCGCATCGAGGTAGAGCCGGCCTACCTGAGCAAGATCGAACGCGGTGATGTGGCGCCGCCTTCAGAGGCCACGACGCTGAAGCTGGCACGGGATCTGGGCGAGGACCCGGACGTGCTGCTGGCCCTGGCGGGCAAGGTGTCGAGCGACCTTCAGGAGATCATCCGCAAGCGGCCGAAGTTGTTCGCGGACTTGATCCGAAAGATGAAGGAGGCGCCCGATCACGCCATCCTCAGGATAGTTCGCGAAGTGCGGGACGGTGAATGGTAACAATAAGGAGAACCATGATGATTTATCTTGAGCACGACCAGCTGGAAATACAATGCCCGGAAGTCCACGATCATGCCCGGTGTTCGATCTCGTTTCAGCGTACCCTGCGCATCCCGGACGATGGGCGGGACTACCCGTTGCCCCCGGGCCTGGGTGAATTTCCTCTGCGTCACCTGGACGACTACGCGGAGCGCGTGCCGACGGAGTGGGTCCGCAGGGGTGGCGTGATCATGCCGATGTTCCAGGCCGAGGCGATGTGGCTGAACTTCGACGGCTACCATGCCTATCCGTTCGCATTGAAGATCGCGACCGGGAAGGTCTGCGCGATCACCGGCGAGAACCGGGTAAACCATTTGAATACGGATCCTCAGGACTACCTGGTATTGCCCGAACAGCTGTGGCTGGATGGATACTGCGTCGAAAAGGGCGTGATCCGCCAGTTCGTGGCCATGCCGCTGGGCAAGGGGTACACGGTCGAGGAGCAGTTGAAGGGCTCGGCGCAGCATGGCGGCCTTCAGATAACGGCCTTTCCGATGAAGGCGGAACGCTACGAGGCTATACGGGCGTGGGACGGACGATATCCATCGAACCCCCCGAAACTGATGGCCCAGCAAAGTCCCGAGGAAGATAGCATGGGACTGGCGCCCGGCGGCCGGATGCGGCAGGAGATCTACGAGGACGAATACGGCCTGGATGCCTGGGATCAGCGGCATCCCGCCCGGTGTTTCATTACCATCGCCAATTCGGCCCAGTGGAAGGCGATAACCGGCGAACGTCCTCCGATAGAGCCGCCTACGGCCCAACAATACACCGAAGCCGGCCTGCCCTGGTACGACTATTACGACGCCGATCACGAGGCCGTTTCGGGCAGCGATATCCTGAAGTCGGTGCAGAGCGTGTCGCAGACTGGCAAGGAGAAAGGCGAAACGGCGCTGCCGGACAATGAATCGATCCACGGAACCCGGGTCGTCTCAATCCGGGACACCAGAAAACGCAAGGTTCGGGAGTACTCCGCCAGCGAATCGATGGATTCGTGAGGTCAGGTGTACTCAGGAGGGGACGTTCTCTTCGGTGGCTAAAGTGTTGCCCGTGGATTTCATTTCACTGTTCAGTCGGTCCAGCGGTTCCGAAAACGCCTCTTCCAACTTGACAATGTGTTCGCACAACCAATCAATCATTTCTGGCCAGTTTTCTTCGTCGAAGCCATTGAATGAGTGCGGAAAACTGATGCGACAAGCTTTCTTATCGTCCAATCGCTGCCAGTGGAGTTCTGATCCGAAACTGCCTTCGATCTCCAGCCTTTTCTGTTCGAGCTTGTCAAAAAACCATTTGTTCTCTTCCGCCTGAGGGCGAGAAATGTAGAGTTCCACGCGCGCCAGGTTTTTTCCAAAGATCATGTTGTAACCACAACCTGACACCCCAGTTGGGCTCGCCAGCCAATGGTCTCTGGACGGACTGATAGTATCGTACCGCGTAACGCCACGAGCACGGAGTGCCTCCAATGTCTTCGTCCAGAAAGCGTGCCTCAATTTTTGCGTTTGAGTTAATGTGCGCTGACTGGCTTTCTCCTCCGACTCCTTGTTAGCCATCCCAATCATGTAATCCGCGGCTTCTGGTGTAGGTATAATCTGTTGCAGGTCGATCAGAAGCTCTTCGCCGAAGCTGTAAGGCACTACCCGGAAACACTGCGCCTCGACCCCGTGTCCAATCAGCGCACAGTACCGTTGCCGTAACCTCCTTGCGGAAATTCGCAGCGACCAGAATCAGTCGCTGCTCATTACCTGCATTTAGTACCGTATCGTCGAGATCTTCAACACCGAGGAATTCGCACAAGTTCGGTATTGCACTCTCGCCGTCGACCCACCGGTTGAGGTACTTCTGATAGATGTCGACGATCTCTGCCTTCTTCAAACTGGAACAATAGGCGACGTACTTGAGCGCCTGCCATACGACATCGCGGCCCGAATCGTCGAGTTTATTCTCGATAACCACCACTCGGCCTTCCTTGTCGAGGGCAAGGAGATCGAGACGCTCCCTGGTGTCTTCGAAGCCGTCGAATTCCTTTTGGATGACCAGGAGGTCTTCTCCCAGGGCTTCCGGCGTATGCACCAACCATTCTTGGAGGTGGTCGCGTTCATTCAGTTTCAGATCGCTGAAACGCCGTTCTTCAAGCTGGATGAGGTGATTGTCTGAAAGGTCTACCTTGAACATCAGCGGGTCTCCTGCGGTAGTGTGCCGGGTAGGCTGCTCTTGAATCCGGTTACCGTGGTATAACTTGCCTCAACCTAGTCGCTTTGCGCCATAGGTTCGCGGTTTAATCGACATGATCCGGGGATGGCATTCGACGGTTTGGTAGCGAGGTCGGTATACCCCAGGCAGGATTCGAACCTGCGACCCTCGGATTAGAAGTCCGATGCTCTGTCCAACTGAGCTACTGGGGCGCACCACCTTCAATATATGGGATCGGGGGTTGCTGTCAACACGAGAGTGGGGCGGCACCGGGTCGACTTTTTGCGGTAGAAAACGAGATTTCAGAAACGGCTTCCGACTGTTGAGGTATGCCGCATTGAAGCGGTCACCCGACAGTTCATCTTCACATGGGAGCCAAAATGAAACGTTTTCTACCGCTTTTCTTATTTCTCGTGACACCGGGTACGGCCTGGAGCGCTTTCGAACCGGTCTACGCCGGTGCCAGACCCGTCGGCATGGCGGGCGCCTTCGTGGCCGTCGCGGACGACGCCGAAGCTTCCTTTCTGAACCCGGGCGGTACGCCCAGGGTGGGCCGGCTTGCCCTGACGAGCTACTATACACGGCTCTTCGGCATGAAAGAACTGGCCCAGGTGGCCGTCTCCGCCGTCGCGCCGACCGCCCTCGGGCACTTCGGTCTGTTCTATCACGGGCTGGGTAGCTCGCTGTACCGGGAGAGTGTCTTCGGTCTCTCCTACGGACGTTCCATCGGCAGGCGGTTCCATGCGGGACTGGCCCTGCGCCGATTGAGCCTTTCCATTGAAAACTACGAAGGCGCTTCCGCTCTTGCGATGGATGCGGGCATCCTCCTGGATCTCCCCTATGATCTCCGTCTCGGCGCGATGGCCCATGCCGTCGGCCGCTTCTCAGAATCCGGCCCCGCCGCGGAAAGCCCCCGCATCATCCAGGCGGGATTAAGCAGGACGGGAGACCGGTTGACGGTTTCCTTCCAGCTCGACCGCCACCCACGCCATGGCTTTACCACGAGAGTGGGCCAGGAGTTTCGCCTGGCCGAGTCCGTTACGATCCGGGCCGGTCTGACCACCGATCCTTCCCTGTTCTACGTCGGCCTGGGCCTGGCGAAGGGACGGGTCGAAACGGACTACGCCCTCTCGTCCCACGCCCTGCTGGGCATCACGCACCGGTTTTCCCTTACCATGGAGTTCGGATGATATGCGTCTGTTCATTAAACCAATATGGCGCAC
This region of Gemmatimonadota bacterium genomic DNA includes:
- a CDS encoding sugar phosphate isomerase/epimerase, with product MKIVFCTLTLSGYRSPEAAERGYPLAEERKPVWDWLARHGFDGIDLGETWFNFYDAPDEALVDLGEEARGHGLEIGGLTVLRKIITWPAPEEVRTANRGLLSRAVKAAQLAGAPLVNMSISPQPWEVGVREQDLRGQSDPVGSSLRARDEDYEEAAGVLKKLAREAESKGTELTLELHQNSIVDTPEGMLRLIDLVDHPLIKANPDLGNFYFAYATPEGGWDDVCRMLAPHTNFWHVKNIQRIYFQEEDRAQHINAPLGEGMIDYRRALRIMRDGGFDGYISIELATGADPFNAILSGKRYLDEMLRDEI
- a CDS encoding Gfo/Idh/MocA family oxidoreductase: MDRIRIGVIGCGAIAQIQHLPHIAELRDRYELAGLCDASAKLVDFIGEMYHVPPQARVTRYQDLLDLDLDAVLLCFADPKTETAVASLNSGKHVFIEKPMCFSVGEADQIIGAAEASGKTLMVGYMKQHDPGYQFARNEVLAMPDIRFIQANHLHCGNDRHLREFTLYAFDDIPGEVIERSAAQREQAIRDAIGDAPEAVRRIFFSLSGSMIHDISSLRGMFGPPERVVSAEVWRGGSSVTTVLAYENDARCSATWTSLPELHDFRETLEVFGAGWRVGIRFPTGFDRGLPSPVTVQGMDGEQPWKKEIVVNKQNSFKLELIHFHDCVVNGKPPITDGYGARHDHALCRDIVNAYLGEDTP
- a CDS encoding helix-turn-helix transcriptional regulator, which translates into the protein MTHFGKYIRSRREDLRKQDRRFSLRQVAQRIEVEPAYLSKIERGDVAPPSEATTLKLARDLGEDPDVLLALAGKVSSDLQEIIRKRPKLFADLIRKMKEAPDHAILRIVREVRDGEW